From a single Anomaloglossus baeobatrachus isolate aAnoBae1 chromosome 8, aAnoBae1.hap1, whole genome shotgun sequence genomic region:
- the GPR88 gene encoding G protein-coupled receptor 88: MSNITSPPDHCERLLGTRVLVAAAYSVYSVSGTLANVLVIYLVCSFKKLKTTSNAFIVNGCVSDLLVCAFWMPQEAILISTGRLENPTYRVFMEGVFFLWMTVSLLSHSLIALNRFVLITKLPTVYHTVYQKRNTEWMIAMAWVMPLAFLLPWLFGQRHYEVNLQCPKLRLYVFWGHEVPISSSYTAILSTVTVLSQTIILFHCYFRIFRKVQVSLKRVSVLNFQVVHNLPCSCPRKDKRLGLYVLIVCCVFTVTTEPFAWSVLYGLFQPLPRGVETGSWLLLCLLFVLNPFIYTWKNEEFRRSFRAVVGGEFWKSSGVSADPVVQTISQNES, from the coding sequence ATGAGCAATATCACATCTCCCCCAGATCACTGTGAAAGACTTTTGGGGACACGCGTCTTGGTGGCTGCCGCGTACTCTGTGTATTCAGTGTCTGGGACTTTGGCCAATGTTTTGGTTATCTACCTGGTCTGCTCCTTCAAGAAACTCAAGACAACGAGTAATGCTTTCATTGTGAATGGCTGTGTTTCTGATCTCCTAGTCTGTGCATTTTGGATGCCTCAAGAAGCCATATTAATTTCCACCGGTCGCCTGGAGAACCCCACCTATAGGGTATTCATGGAGGGGGTCTTTTTCCTTTGGATGACGGTTTCTCTATTATCCCATTCGCTCATTGCGTTAAACCGTTTTGTGCTCATCACTAAACTGCCAACTGTATACCATACTGTGTATCAGAAGAGGAACACAGAGTGGATGATTGCTATGGCATGGGTAATGCCTCTTGCTTTTTTACTTCCTTGGCTCTTTGGACAGAGACATTATGAAGTAAACCTCCAATGCCCCAAACTTAGACTTTACGTGTTTTGGGGCCATGAAGTCCCAATCTCCAGTTCTTACACCGCTATCCTATCTACAGTCACAGTTTTAAGCCAAACAATAATCCTTTTTCATTGTTATTTTCGAATTTTTAGAAAAGTGCAGGTCAGTCTGAAAAGAGTTAGTGTTCTGAACTTCCAGGTGGTCCACAACCTGCCCTGCTCATGCCCACGTAAGGACAAACGGTTAGGTTTGTATGtgctgattgtctgttgtgttttcaCAGTGACCACAGAGCCCTTTGCATGGTCAGTCCTCTATGGCTTGTTCCAGCCACTACCTCGAGGTGTTGAGACAGGCAGCTGGCTTTTGCTTTGTCTTCTATTTGTGCTTAACCCCTTCATCTACACCTGGAAGAATGAAGAGTTCCGACGGTCCTTCCGAGCTGTAGTTGGGGGAGAGTTCTGGAAAAGCTCTGGAGTCAGCGCTGATCCTGTAGTGCAAACCATTTCCCAAAATGAGTCATAA